Part of the Bdellovibrio bacteriovorus genome, TCCCGTGATGGAGTTTGTGGAAACAGCGGTGATGCGTCCTTTGGCATCAACGGTTATTGAGGGAACGGCCGTGGCACTGCCGTAACTTCCCGCACTCAGCCCGGAAACTGTTTCCAATTTGGCAGAGGTGACGGCGCCATCGGCAATCTCCGTGGTGCCAACCCCGGAGCTGGCAATGCTGATCGTGCCTGATGACGTGATCGGGCCACCTGTCAGTCCGGTGCCGGTCGCAATGTTCGTGACTGTTCCGGTCCCGGTGGCGGGCCAATTTGTGCGGCAATCTGCACCTAGGCAAATTTCAAGGGCTTTGGCTTTACCATTGACCTCCAGCAAGGCCCCGGGGGACATCGTGCCTATACCAACATTGCCTCCAGAGAAAATGGCGGCATAATTCGTCGTGCCTCCGGTAGCATTTACGTTCAACGCTGTGTTGGTCGCATTGGAGCCTGTCCATGTCCCAGTGCTTTGAATATCTAAACCGATTTTAGAGGCGTTTGTTGTACTATTTGTTGTTTCCGTCGCGCTGATTTTTGAGTTTGTATAACTCGCGGTATAGGCGCCAGAGCCCGTAATTTTAAAAACTGGATTAAAGCCGTTAGGTCCAGAACTGACTTCTAACTTCGAAGTGGGAGAGGTCACCCCAATACCAACTTTTCCAGTGGAGCGATAAATGCTTCCTGAAGCTGAGGACCAAAGGCCATCGGTCACCGAAGATGGCAGCCGAGCTGCATCTAGAGTCCCCGCGGTGATGACCGAAGCATCTAAAGATCCAATATTTTGACAAGTGAATGAGTCCGTGAGCGAAGACCACGCGACGGTTTGGTTGGCATCGCATGACGACACGTTAAATGCCGAAGCGCCTGCCGAATTTTTAATATCGCTAAATAAAATGTTCTGGCCTGTCCACGACGAGCCGTCGGATTTTAAAAACTTACCATTTACACCGCTAGCCGCCGGCAGCAGTCCTGTGATGGAGTTTGTAGAAATAGCAGTGACGCGTCCTTTAGCATCAACGGTCACTGACGGAATGGCTGTGGCACCGCCGTAACTTCCGGCACTCAACCCAGAAACCGTTTCAAGTTTTGCCGCCGTAACGGAACCATCTGCCAGTTGAGTGGTGCCCACGCCCCCGTTGGCGATACTGATAGTTCCGGTGGTGGTGATCGGACCTCCGGTGAGTCCGGTTCCGGTAGCAATATTAGTCACGCTGCCACCGGTGCCTGAGGATGCGTCGGCCACGCAGCTTAAAATTCCACTGCTGCTGGAGGTTAGCACCTCGCCTGAAGCACAAGTAGGAATTGAAGATTTTAAAACCAGATCAGCCACCGACTTATTCCCGATTGTGTCGGCCGACGCAGCCTTGGAAGCGTAACTGGAATAGGGGACGGAGCGAATAATATTATCAGGCGAAATACTTTTCCAGCCTCGCCCATCGTGAAACTGCACACGCAAAAGACGACCGTCATTGGCGATCGGAGAATAAGTGGCGCCGCCCTCACACTGATGCACCACAGAGTTATCAAAAGAATCCGGAAGCGTAAAAGTGGAATTTGAGGGGAATAGTTTTGTGCCCGATCCAATGGGCGTGTCAAAAACGCCTTTGGAGTGAGTCATGTCGACGCCATTTTTTTGCTCGCGATAAATCACGCAAGACCCTGAGGGATTCATGATGCGGAATTCGAAAGAAACCGAAGGGTATTCTAACGGAATACCATCGCTTGCAATAATGCGACCCTGGTAAGTTAAAGACGTGGGGGCGGCCCAAGAAGGGCTGCTTAAGAGGAACGTACCAGAAAGAACAAACGCCACCGAAAATCTCATGTATAAAACATATCGGATATTTTTTGTTTATTATAAAGAGTTCGTGAACTTAGCGTTCACAATAACTGTATCTAATGTAAACAGTGGCGAAGGCCATGCCCACTTTACGAAACCTAGGCAAGGCTCAATATGAATTATACGAACTTTTCAGTTTAGACATTAAAACTTGAACCGCACCCGCATTGCTTGGCGGCGTTGGGGTTATTAAATACAAAGCCCTTGCCGTTAAGGCCGCCCGAATATTCTAACGTCATGCCTAAAAGATACATCATGCTGTTAGGGGCCACGGCAATTTTTTGACCGTGAGATTCAAAATATTTATCGCCATCACGGGGGACAGATTCAAAATTCATTTTGTAAGACAAGCCAGAACATCCGCCCTTTTTGACTTCGACACGCAAGAAAGCGCTGTCGTCTTTGCCGTCTTCTTTTTTTAAAGCGCCAATTTTAGCGGCGGCTTCTGGAGAAATCTGAATCATAAAAACACCTCGAATCAAATCAAATGAATCGCTAAGAGTATACCACAGCTGTCAATAGCTCTCGACGGGGATTTAGAAACTTTGCGGGGCCGCTAAGGAGTGCCATCTTTTTATTCTAAATAATCGAAATTATTTAGATATTCCTTCTTTGAGGATATCTACGGCACGTGAAATCTCCTCGCGCGTGGTCCATCGTCCCAGGCTTAAGCGCAAAGAGCACTGAACCTCTTCGGGGCTTAAACCAATCCCGGTCAGGACGTGGCTAATAACCATGGCCCCCGTTCCGCAGGCAGAACCGGTGCTAACGCCGAGCTTTTGTAAGTGGCTCATCAGTTTTTCCGTTTTTGCTCCGGGAAGGGTGATATTTAAATTATTCGCGGCTCGTTCCGTGGGATGGCCATTTAATTTCACTCCGGGAATGGCAGCTTGCAGTTCTTTCCATAAAGTTTGCGAAAGCTCTCTGAGCTTTGCCGATTCTTGCGCCTGATTCTTTTTGCAGAGTTCTGCGGCCTTCCCAAAGCCGACGACTCCCGGCACATTCACCGTGCCAGAACGTAAGCCGCGTTCTTGCCCGCCGCCATAAATCAAAGGATCTAATTGAACCTTAGGATCTTTGCCTCGGATATAAAGTGCGCCGACCCCTTTGGGGCCGTAAATTTTATGTGCGGAAAATGACATAAGATCGATACCCATGTCCGTCACATTCATCGGAATTTTTCCGGCGGCTTGAGTCGCGTCCGTGTGAAAATAGATTTTATTTTCTTTTGCTAAGGCTGCAAGCTCTGCAATTGGATTGATGGTGCCGATTTCGTTATTCACCCAAATAAAACTCATCATACGAGTGTGGGGACGAAGAGCTTTTTTAACTTGTTCAACTTGAACTTGGCCATTGTGATCGACAGGCAAAAATGTGACGTCGACATTCCAGCGAGTTAATGCGGCCATGCCCTTCATGATCGAACTGTGTTCGACGTTAGAAGTGATAAAATGCACAGGTTCTTGCGGATTGTTTTCGCGCAATTTTGAAAGCAGACCAAAGATCGCCCAGTTGTTTGATTCTGTGGCGCCACTTGTAAAAATCACTTCTTGGGATTTTGCTCCGATAAGTTGAGCGACTTGCTCGCGCCCTTTCACAACGGCGGCTTCGGCGGCCCAACCCCAGGTGTGTCCGGCGCTAGCA contains:
- a CDS encoding HesB/IscA family protein; translated protein: MIQISPEAAAKIGALKKEDGKDDSAFLRVEVKKGGCSGLSYKMNFESVPRDGDKYFESHGQKIAVAPNSMMYLLGMTLEYSGGLNGKGFVFNNPNAAKQCGCGSSFNV
- a CDS encoding cysteine desulfurase family protein, which codes for MENSTAPIYFDYNATTPVDPEVFAAMEPYFKQHFGNPASAGHTWGWAAEAAVVKGREQVAQLIGAKSQEVIFTSGATESNNWAIFGLLSKLRENNPQEPVHFITSNVEHSSIMKGMAALTRWNVDVTFLPVDHNGQVQVEQVKKALRPHTRMMSFIWVNNEIGTINPIAELAALAKENKIYFHTDATQAAGKIPMNVTDMGIDLMSFSAHKIYGPKGVGALYIRGKDPKVQLDPLIYGGGQERGLRSGTVNVPGVVGFGKAAELCKKNQAQESAKLRELSQTLWKELQAAIPGVKLNGHPTERAANNLNITLPGAKTEKLMSHLQKLGVSTGSACGTGAMVISHVLTGIGLSPEEVQCSLRLSLGRWTTREEISRAVDILKEGISK